The genomic window GCACACCAAATACCGACGCCTGGTCGGGCAGGCATTCGCTCCCAAGGCGATAGCCAAACTCGAGGAGCGGGTCGTAGAAGTGACCGATGAGCTGCTCGAACGCTTGAGCTCGACGCCGCGGCCGGATCTGATCCGCGACTTCTCCGAGCGGTTGCCCATCGCGATCATCGCCGAAATCCTCGGGTTGCCCGCCGACATGCATTCGACCCTGCTGAGGTGGGGAGACACCGGTGCGCCGCTGCTCGATCGAGGCCTGACCTGGGCCGCTTTCCGCCGCGCTATCGAAGACTTGGCCGAGGGGCAGCGGTTCTTCGACCAGCACATCGCCGGGCTCGCCGCCGAACCGGGCGACGATGTGCTCAGCATGCTGGTGACAGGTGGCGAGCTCACCCGCCGCGAGCAGGTGGCCAACGCGGCCCTGCTGCTCGACGCCGGATTCTTGACGACGGTGAACATGCTCGGCAACGGAATCGCCCTGCTGACACGCCATCCGGACCAGCTGGAATTGCTGATGGCGCAGCCGGAGCTGTGGCCGGGCGCGGTCGAGGAGGTCCTGCGCTACGACGGTCCCATCCGGATAACCGGCCGCATCGCGAGCTGTGACGTCGATATCGCCGATCAGCACGTCGAATCCGGTTCCCTGATCCTGCTGTTGCTGCAGGGCGCCAACAAGGACCCCGCCGTCTTTCCCGATCCCGAACGATTCGATGTGACCAGGGCCAACGCCGCGGAACATCTCTCGTTCAGCAGCGGGGTGCACAGCTGCCTGGGAGCCCATCTCGCCCGGCTGGAAGGCGCCATCGGGCTGCGAGCCCTCTTCGAGCGGTACCCGGATTTGCGTCTGGATGGCCCGCCGATCCCGCGTGGCCTGGTGAACCTGAACAGCTACCGCTCCATGCCCGCCGAACTATCCGCCAACTAGCCGTCGAGCGGCTCCGCGGTGCGCGTGGCAGTCGCGGGCGGTCCTTCGTGCGCCCCCAGGTGACCGATCTGCCGCCGTGTGCGATCGAAGCGGAGGTCGGCGAGCCTGCCACTCAACTGTGACTTGCATCACAGTTCGATAGCGGTTGTCCCGTTCGCACCATATAACTTTCCACGCGCTTTGCGAAGTCTTTACCATTGAGACGACCTGTGCGCCACGAGGTCGCCGCTTCGCCGAAGTGCCGCTCGACCCGCTCGCTCCCCGGCTCCACCAAGCTTCGCCCACCGCCCGCTTTCGATGCCAGTGCATGTTGCCCGATGAACCGGATCGGCTGCCGCCGAGACGGCGAAGGAGAAATATGTCGACCGACACCGATCTCGCACCACGGACGTCGCAGCTCGCTCGGATCCTGCATCACGATGTCCCCGCCTCCGTCGTGGTTTTCCTTGTCGCCCTTCCCCTTTCGCTGGGCATCGCGGTCGCCTCCGGCGCGCCCGTCGCGGCGGGTCTGATCGCCGCGGTCGTCGGCGGCGTGGTGGCCGGGCTGCTCGGCGGCTCGGCCGTCCAGGTCAGCGGGCCGACGGCGAGCCTTACCGTGGTGGTCGCCGAGAGCGTCCACCATTTCGGCTGGGCGGCAACCTGTTTCATCACGATCGGAGCGGGTGTGTTGCAGATTCTGTTCGGGCTCAGTCGAATCGCGCGGGCCGCGCTGGCCATCGCGCCGGTGGTGGTGCACGGGATGCTGGCGGGTATCGGCGTGATCATCGCCCTGCAACAGGTGCACGTGCTGCTGGGCGGCGCGTCGCTGAGTTCACCGTTCCAGAGCCTGATCCAGCTACCGCACCAACTCGTGTCGGTGCACCACGCGGACTTCTGCGTGGGCTTGGTGGTCATCGCGATCCTGATCGCGTGGCGCTT from Nocardia bhagyanarayanae includes these protein-coding regions:
- a CDS encoding cytochrome P450 gives rise to the protein MLARAWIRWLFLHRLARTYLLVSARRGDPFAQIVVGPDRERGAPRSVEEIRQRGRMPTIAQQVRVTPDHELCRLILRDRRFGTVTPNNRAVPKQIRWVLTKTDLGLPNLAEPPSMLVTDPPEHTKYRRLVGQAFAPKAIAKLEERVVEVTDELLERLSSTPRPDLIRDFSERLPIAIIAEILGLPADMHSTLLRWGDTGAPLLDRGLTWAAFRRAIEDLAEGQRFFDQHIAGLAAEPGDDVLSMLVTGGELTRREQVANAALLLDAGFLTTVNMLGNGIALLTRHPDQLELLMAQPELWPGAVEEVLRYDGPIRITGRIASCDVDIADQHVESGSLILLLLQGANKDPAVFPDPERFDVTRANAAEHLSFSSGVHSCLGAHLARLEGAIGLRALFERYPDLRLDGPPIPRGLVNLNSYRSMPAELSAN